The following coding sequences are from one Rhipicephalus microplus isolate Deutch F79 chromosome 3, USDA_Rmic, whole genome shotgun sequence window:
- the LOC119160023 gene encoding uncharacterized protein LOC119160023 isoform X2: MKVSVITTAVFLLACVTCNYGQADMQKGLALMKKAMACFGNVDMSKIMQMKGGNPQIEKLMKGFQTCKSQPMDKITAWDVKRGSIRR, from the exons ATGAAGGTCTCCGTTATCACTACCGCCGTCTTTCTTCTCGCGTGCGTCACGTGCAACTACGGCCAAGCCGACATGCAAAAAG GCTTGGCCCTGATGAAGAAAGCCATGGCTTGCTTCGGCAACGTGGATATGAGCAAAATTATGCAAATGAAGGGTGGAAACCCGCAGATAGAGAAGCTTATGAAG GGGTTCCAGACTTGTAAGTCGCAACCAATGGATAAAATT ACTGCTTGGGACGTGAAGCG ggGCTCAATTCGACGGTAA
- the LOC119161014 gene encoding cysteine-rich venom protein has protein sequence MLVTVRAHQPCPPPYNATHTMCMPPYQDCTTLYSDVPASFVTILWVHNHYRSHLALGHLANFPSAANMLQLRWDDDLAAVADARARRCIGKEGVLFTDNNEQRWTADFPLVGQNVLNQRSKEDRLSVNWEHVVRDWFKQNTVFSVAQAQNHSAIFGAEAFNQMAWARTYAIGCNYSSNEVPAFKPDSKVFIYVCNYGPQSGEIGQPLYQAGEPCSLCPEDTMCDPTTGLCMLQGDKPGPDKTTTTAMTGKPSVLVTPETARGLAAGPVAAATGSMVAAALVAIHMWRQVVP, from the coding sequence ATGCTCGTCACCGTGCGGGCCCACCAGCCGTGCCCACCACCGTACAACGCCACGCACACCATGTGCATGCCTCCCTACCAGGACTGCACCACGCTGTACAGCGATGTACCGGCTTCGTTCGTTACCATCCTGTGGGTGCACAACCACTACCGCAGCCATCTCGCGCTGGGCCACCTGGCAAACTTCCCGTCGGCCGCCAACATGCTCCAACTGCGCTGGGACGATGACTTGGCAGCGGTAGCCGACGCGCGGGCGCGCCGCTGCATCGGCAAGGAGGGCGTGCTCTTCACCGACAACAACGAGCAGCGGTGGACGGCCGACTTCCCGCTGGTGGGCCAGAACGTGCTGAACCAGCGCAGCAAGGAGGACAGGCTCTCTGTCAACTGGGAACACGTGGTGCGGGACTGGTTCAAGCAGAACACCGTGTTCTCGGTAGCCCAAGCGCAGAACCACAGTGCCATTTTCGGTGCGGAAGCCTTCAACCAGATGGCCTGGGCGCGCACCTACGCCATCGGCTGCAACTACTCGAGCAATGAGGTGCCGGCATTCAAGCCTGATAGCAAGGTGTTCATCTACGTCTGCAACTACGGGCCCCAGAGCGGTGAGATTGGCCAGCCGCTGTACCAGGCCGGGGAGCCCTGTAGTCTTTGTCCCGAGGACACGATGTGTGACCCCACCACGGGACTCTGCATGCTCCAGGGTGATAAGCCGGGCCCCGACAAGACTACGACGACTGCGATGACGGGCAAACCGTCGGTCTTGGTGACCCCTGAAACAGCCCGCGGCTTGGCTGCCGGGCCAGTTGCCGCAGCGACTGGTTCTATGGTCGCCGCAGCCTTGGTGGCCATCCACATGTGGCGCCAGGTTGTCCCCTGA
- the LOC119160023 gene encoding uncharacterized protein LOC119160023 isoform X1, with amino-acid sequence MKVSVITTAVFLLACVTCNYGQADMQKGLALMKKAMACFGNVDMSKIMQMKGGNPQIEKLMKGFQTCKSQPMDKIVDCLGREAGLNSTVTNCLNGVVRSISMQ; translated from the exons ATGAAGGTCTCCGTTATCACTACCGCCGTCTTTCTTCTCGCGTGCGTCACGTGCAACTACGGCCAAGCCGACATGCAAAAAG GCTTGGCCCTGATGAAGAAAGCCATGGCTTGCTTCGGCAACGTGGATATGAGCAAAATTATGCAAATGAAGGGTGGAAACCCGCAGATAGAGAAGCTTATGAAG GGGTTCCAGACTTGTAAGTCGCAACCAATGGATAAAATT GTGGACTGCTTGGGACGTGAAGCG ggGCTCAATTCGACGGTAACT AATTGCCTGAATGGAGTGGTGAGAAGCATCTCAATGCAATAG